In Bacillus thermozeamaize, one DNA window encodes the following:
- a CDS encoding dipicolinic acid synthetase subunit A — MLTGVHIAFIGGDARQLEVIQACTELDATITLIGFENLQSEFPGAHKQPFLPETLNSVDAVVLPIVSCDEQGRVESIFTHRTLVITDAHMQALSKKAKIYTGIAKPYLRQLCEKYSVPLEELLNRDEVAIYNSIPTAEGALMMAMQNTDFTIHGAKTAVLGFGRTGMTLARVLKGIGAAVRVGVHRPDHFARAFEQGLDPFYTEHLKELAPGFELVFNTVPQLILTPSVLANFPSGAVIIDLASAPGGTDFRFAEKRGLKALLAPSLPGIVAPKTAGRIIARTLIRLVVEQTGKQED; from the coding sequence ATGCTGACAGGAGTTCATATCGCCTTTATTGGCGGTGATGCCCGTCAACTCGAAGTGATACAAGCATGCACAGAGCTGGATGCTACCATCACGTTAATCGGTTTTGAAAATTTGCAAAGCGAATTTCCCGGTGCCCATAAGCAACCTTTTCTCCCTGAGACCTTGAATTCGGTGGATGCGGTTGTTTTGCCCATCGTCAGCTGTGATGAACAGGGCAGGGTGGAGAGCATCTTTACGCACCGGACATTGGTCATTACAGATGCGCACATGCAAGCACTTTCCAAAAAGGCAAAAATATACACAGGAATTGCGAAGCCTTATTTACGCCAATTGTGCGAAAAATATTCGGTGCCTTTGGAAGAGTTGTTGAATCGGGATGAAGTGGCCATCTACAACTCCATTCCGACGGCTGAAGGCGCCTTGATGATGGCGATGCAAAATACAGATTTTACGATTCATGGAGCGAAAACAGCCGTGTTGGGGTTTGGACGTACAGGGATGACCTTGGCACGAGTGTTGAAAGGGATCGGCGCGGCCGTCAGGGTGGGGGTGCATCGCCCAGATCATTTTGCGCGTGCCTTTGAACAGGGACTTGATCCTTTTTACACCGAACATCTCAAAGAATTGGCACCAGGCTTTGAGCTGGTATTCAATACGGTTCCGCAATTGATTCTGACCCCATCTGTACTGGCCAATTTCCCCTCGGGAGCTGTGATCATCGACCTTGCCTCTGCTCCAGGAGGGACCGATTTTCGCTTTGCTGAAAAGAGAGGGTTAAAAGCTCTACTGGCTCCTAGTTTGCCCGGAATCGTTGCGCCAAAGACGGCCGGCCGGATTATCGCCAGGACATTGATACGGCTGGTGGTCGAACAGACGGGAAAACAGGAGGATTGA
- a CDS encoding zinc protease: MIYRHVLKNGLRVVIEELASVRSVSIGVWVGAGSRYESIEINGISHLIEHMLFKGTKHHTARQLAEKFDSIGGQVNAFTSKEYTCYYAKVLDEHFPYALELLADMYFHSLFEPQELEKEKKVILEEIKMYEDTPDELVHELLAKAAFAEHPLGASVAGTKEALGGLTRDDLLQYMRQAYTPDNTVIAIAGHVRPDALELVEQAFSQFTSTIHTLPDQKADFHHRSIFYPKETEQVHLCLGFPGLSFKDERLYSLVALNNILGGSMSSRLFQQIREDCGLAYSVYSYHSSFKQEGIFAIYTGTAPEHVETVLKLTLDIIQQIRSNGITEEELRKAREQIKGSLMLSLESTNSRMSRLGRNELLLGKHWSLDELLAQLNRVTLEEVHEVAQAIFCDPPAVATVGEDEQLAKLRRALGT; the protein is encoded by the coding sequence ATGATTTATCGGCATGTCCTGAAAAATGGCCTGCGGGTGGTGATTGAGGAGCTGGCCTCAGTCCGATCCGTCTCCATTGGTGTATGGGTAGGTGCTGGTTCCCGTTACGAGTCGATCGAAATTAATGGCATTTCTCATTTGATTGAACATATGTTGTTTAAAGGCACAAAGCACCATACGGCGCGGCAGCTTGCGGAAAAATTTGACAGTATCGGCGGGCAGGTCAACGCCTTTACCTCGAAAGAATATACCTGTTATTACGCCAAGGTGCTGGACGAACATTTTCCGTATGCGCTTGAACTGCTTGCGGACATGTATTTTCATTCACTCTTTGAACCGCAAGAACTTGAGAAAGAAAAAAAGGTCATTCTCGAAGAGATTAAAATGTACGAAGATACCCCGGATGAGTTGGTCCATGAACTTCTGGCGAAGGCGGCCTTTGCGGAACACCCGCTCGGCGCTTCAGTGGCCGGAACCAAAGAGGCTTTGGGGGGACTGACGAGGGATGACCTCCTGCAGTACATGCGTCAAGCCTATACGCCGGACAACACGGTGATTGCGATTGCCGGCCATGTGCGGCCTGACGCCCTTGAGCTGGTGGAACAAGCTTTTTCCCAATTCACCTCAACGATACATACGCTGCCCGATCAGAAAGCAGACTTTCACCACAGGTCGATCTTTTACCCGAAGGAAACGGAGCAGGTTCATCTTTGCCTTGGTTTTCCCGGATTGTCATTTAAGGATGAGCGCCTCTATTCGCTCGTTGCCCTAAACAACATTCTCGGAGGAAGCATGAGTTCGCGGTTGTTTCAACAGATCCGCGAAGATTGCGGCCTCGCTTATTCTGTTTACTCCTATCATTCCTCTTTTAAACAGGAAGGAATTTTTGCCATTTACACCGGGACGGCGCCAGAACACGTCGAGACGGTGCTCAAATTGACATTAGACATCATCCAGCAGATACGCAGCAACGGAATCACGGAAGAGGAGTTGAGAAAAGCGCGCGAGCAGATAAAGGGCAGCCTGATGCTCAGCCTCGAAAGCACCAATAGCCGGATGAGCCGTCTGGGGAGAAATGAATTGCTTTTGGGGAAACACTGGTCATTGGATGAACTGCTGGCGCAACTCAACCGCGTCACCCTTGAGGAAGTACATGAGGTGGCACAGGCCATTTTTTGCGACCCGCCTGCCGTAGCGACTGTCGGCGAAGATGAACAATTGGCAAAGTTGAGGCGGGCTTTAGGAACGTAA
- a CDS encoding MFS transporter, which produces MSAAKVSNTGLFRNRFVQVILLSALLLQIGIWVRNFAVLLYVMEMTGEDPFAVSMISVAEFAPIFLFSFIGGTFADRWRPKRTMIGCDLLSAVSVFAVLAALVLASWKAVFLAMLVSSILSQFSQPSGMKLFKMHVPAELIPLGMSIYQTMFAVFMILGPVMGTFVYQTYGIQIAIAIMGVAFLLSAGVLMFLPPDKAEEATKKPQALREDIVQGFRYVMGHKVFVTLGACFLIVGFAIGMIHPLGIFIVTERLGMDKEMLQWLIAANGMAMILGGGLTMVLSKKASPQFLLLVGCLLSAAGVLIVGLSTQLWLTLAGQFISGLAIPAIHIGINALILTHAATSFVGRVNGILNPLFIGAMVVTMSLAGLLKKVWSLVVVYELAAVLLIVGAVVILPLLRFPETRNEESKPAAL; this is translated from the coding sequence GTGTCCGCAGCAAAGGTATCCAACACCGGATTGTTCCGCAACCGCTTCGTGCAGGTGATCTTGTTGTCTGCTCTGTTATTGCAAATCGGCATATGGGTGCGCAATTTTGCGGTTTTGCTTTATGTGATGGAAATGACTGGCGAAGACCCGTTCGCCGTTTCGATGATATCGGTCGCGGAATTCGCGCCGATCTTCCTTTTTTCATTTATTGGCGGAACATTTGCCGACCGGTGGCGACCGAAGCGGACGATGATCGGATGCGATCTGTTGAGCGCTGTTTCCGTCTTTGCAGTGCTTGCCGCGCTCGTGTTGGCCTCTTGGAAAGCGGTCTTTTTGGCCATGCTCGTTTCGTCGATTTTGTCGCAGTTCTCCCAACCGTCCGGGATGAAGCTGTTTAAGATGCATGTGCCGGCCGAGCTGATTCCGTTGGGCATGTCCATTTACCAGACGATGTTTGCCGTGTTTATGATCCTCGGTCCGGTTATGGGGACGTTTGTTTATCAGACGTATGGCATTCAGATTGCCATCGCCATCATGGGAGTTGCTTTTTTGCTGTCGGCCGGTGTGCTGATGTTCCTTCCGCCGGACAAAGCGGAAGAGGCGACCAAAAAGCCACAGGCCTTGCGCGAAGACATCGTCCAAGGATTCCGCTATGTGATGGGGCATAAAGTGTTCGTGACGCTCGGCGCTTGCTTTTTGATCGTCGGATTTGCGATCGGCATGATCCATCCGCTGGGCATTTTTATTGTCACCGAGCGGCTTGGGATGGACAAAGAAATGCTGCAGTGGCTCATAGCCGCCAACGGCATGGCGATGATCCTCGGGGGTGGATTAACGATGGTCCTTTCCAAGAAAGCGTCCCCCCAATTCCTGTTGCTGGTTGGCTGCCTTCTGAGCGCGGCCGGAGTACTGATTGTCGGTTTGTCCACCCAGCTCTGGCTGACATTGGCGGGCCAGTTCATTTCCGGATTGGCGATACCTGCCATTCATATCGGTATCAATGCACTTATTTTGACACATGCGGCAACGTCGTTCGTCGGCCGTGTCAACGGCATTTTAAATCCGCTGTTTATCGGCGCGATGGTCGTTACCATGAGTCTTGCAGGATTGCTGAAAAAAGTGTGGTCGCTCGTCGTAGTCTATGAATTGGCTGCCGTATTGTTGATCGTCGGGGCAGTTGTCATTCTGCCGCTGCTCCGGTTTCCGGAAACCCGCAACGAAGAATCGAAACCAGCGGCACTGTAG
- a CDS encoding deoxyuridine 5'-triphosphate nucleotidohydrolase: MIEIRVQRLPGSEDLPLPTKMSAEASGYDLHAAVQEPVTLMPGQRTLIPTGLKIELPKGYEAQIRPRSGLALRHGLTVLNAPGTIDADYRGEIGVILINLGQEPVVIRRGDRIAQMVIQQVTDASWRVVEELATTERGSGGFGHSGV, translated from the coding sequence TTGATCGAGATACGGGTTCAACGTCTTCCTGGCAGCGAAGATTTGCCGCTTCCAACAAAAATGTCTGCTGAAGCCAGCGGATATGATCTTCACGCCGCTGTCCAAGAACCAGTGACGCTGATGCCTGGACAGCGTACCCTGATACCGACGGGATTGAAAATCGAGTTGCCCAAAGGATATGAGGCGCAAATCCGCCCGCGAAGCGGCCTTGCTCTTCGGCACGGGTTGACCGTTTTGAATGCGCCCGGGACCATTGATGCGGATTATCGGGGTGAAATCGGCGTGATTCTCATCAATCTCGGGCAGGAACCGGTTGTCATCAGGCGTGGGGACAGGATTGCCCAAATGGTCATTCAACAGGTAACAGATGCCAGCTGGCGGGTGGTCGAAGAATTGGCGACGACGGAACGCGGAAGCGGTGGCTTTGGACATTCAGGAGTTTGA
- a CDS encoding aspartate-semialdehyde dehydrogenase, producing MRQYRVAVVGATGAVGTKIVELLEDSPLQVSELRLLASKRSVGQRRAFRGQEIEVREAVPEQFEGVDIAFFSAGGSVSKVLVPEAVKRGAVVIDNTSAFRMEEEVPLVVPEVNMADTYQHKGIIANPNCSTIQMVTALKPLYDRYGIEKIIVSTYQAVSGAGQQAINELHEQSAQVLKGEAVEPRVLPVKSLARHHQIAFNAIPQIDVFQDNGFTMEEMKMVRETQKIFHAPDLAVTATCVRVPVFNGHSESVYVELGADFTIEEVRQLLSQASGVVVVDEPENQAYPMAVMASGRKEVFVGRIRKDLYHPRGLNLWIVSDNLLKGAAWNAVQIAEQLFANHRSS from the coding sequence ATGCGTCAATATCGAGTCGCAGTTGTGGGCGCAACCGGCGCAGTAGGAACCAAAATCGTGGAGTTGTTGGAGGACAGCCCGCTTCAAGTATCGGAATTAAGGCTCCTGGCTTCAAAGCGCAGTGTTGGACAAAGACGTGCTTTCCGCGGCCAGGAGATTGAGGTCCGGGAGGCTGTTCCCGAACAGTTTGAGGGTGTGGATATTGCCTTTTTCAGTGCGGGTGGTTCTGTAAGCAAGGTGTTGGTGCCAGAAGCTGTAAAGCGAGGGGCAGTCGTCATTGACAACACGAGCGCGTTTCGGATGGAAGAAGAGGTTCCTCTGGTCGTCCCCGAGGTGAACATGGCCGACACATACCAACACAAAGGAATCATCGCCAATCCGAACTGTTCCACCATTCAAATGGTAACTGCCCTGAAGCCCCTGTATGACCGTTATGGGATTGAAAAAATCATCGTTTCCACGTATCAGGCAGTCTCCGGGGCTGGACAACAGGCGATCAACGAGCTTCACGAGCAGAGCGCACAGGTGTTGAAGGGCGAGGCCGTCGAACCGCGCGTTTTGCCGGTGAAGTCCCTGGCCAGGCATCACCAGATCGCCTTTAACGCGATTCCGCAGATTGACGTGTTTCAGGACAACGGGTTTACGATGGAAGAAATGAAGATGGTTCGGGAGACGCAGAAGATTTTCCATGCGCCCGATTTGGCGGTGACGGCCACATGTGTCCGGGTTCCGGTGTTCAACGGCCATTCGGAGTCGGTATATGTGGAATTGGGGGCCGATTTTACAATCGAGGAGGTCCGGCAGCTCCTTTCACAGGCTTCAGGCGTCGTGGTTGTGGATGAACCGGAGAACCAAGCTTATCCGATGGCGGTTATGGCCAGCGGGAGAAAAGAAGTGTTTGTCGGACGGATACGCAAAGACCTTTACCATCCGCGCGGCCTCAATTTGTGGATCGTCTCAGACAACCTGTTAAAAGGCGCGGCTTGGAATGCGGTACAAATTGCGGAACAACTTTTTGCGAACCATCGTTCATCCTGA
- a CDS encoding dipicolinate synthase subunit B yields MELTGKTVGIGLSASHCTYNEVFPQIERLVQEGVSVVPIVSYSMQTTDTKFGRAEDWLNRLRQITGNELITNVVEAEPLGPGKTLDVMVIAPCTGNTLSKLANAITDSPVLMAAKATLRNRRPVVVAISTNDALGLNAHNLAKLLTAKHIYFVPFGQDSPEQKPTSLVARMDLIKATCEAALDGRQLQPMLIERFRDT; encoded by the coding sequence ATGGAATTGACGGGGAAGACCGTCGGCATCGGTTTGTCAGCTTCCCATTGCACGTACAATGAGGTGTTTCCACAGATAGAACGTTTGGTTCAAGAGGGGGTTTCTGTCGTTCCGATCGTATCCTATTCGATGCAGACGACAGATACCAAGTTTGGCCGGGCGGAAGACTGGCTGAATCGCCTGCGTCAAATCACAGGAAATGAGTTGATTACCAATGTGGTGGAAGCAGAGCCGTTAGGTCCGGGCAAGACATTGGATGTGATGGTTATTGCCCCGTGCACCGGCAACACGTTGAGCAAATTGGCCAATGCGATCACGGATAGTCCTGTGTTGATGGCCGCGAAGGCCACGCTTCGCAACCGCCGGCCCGTGGTCGTCGCCATTTCGACCAATGACGCGCTTGGCCTGAACGCACATAATCTGGCTAAACTCCTCACGGCCAAACACATCTACTTCGTCCCGTTTGGGCAGGATTCCCCGGAGCAAAAACCCACCTCCCTTGTTGCCAGGATGGACTTGATCAAGGCCACTTGTGAAGCAGCCTTGGATGGCAGACAATTGCAACCCATGTTGATTGAACGTTTTCGTGATACGTAG